The Solanum lycopersicum chromosome 6, SLM_r2.1 genome has a window encoding:
- the LOC101248400 gene encoding rop guanine nucleotide exchange factor 12 isoform X3, whose amino-acid sequence MELMKEKFSKLLLGEDMSGGGKGVSSALALSNAITNLAASVFGEMKRLEPMPAERKAKWRKEIGWLLSVTDHIVEFVPCKQVSKAGTNMEVMVTKQRSDLQMNIPALRKLDAMLIDCLDGLNDQSEFSYVSKDDESQEEKNSRKDDKWWIPTPKVPPNGLSDPMRKWLQFQKDSVNQVHKASMAINAQVLSEMEIPESYIESLPKNGRASLGDSIYKSITDEYFDPDYFFTTMDMSSEHKILDLKDRIEASVVIWKRKMHAKDGKSSWGSTISFEKREMFEERAELILLILKQRFPGIPQSKLDISKIQYNKDVGQAILESYSRIIESRAFTIMSRIEDVLQADAMAQNPSNGEVKRPLSDKEEEGKLNSAENGASMTLLDFIGWTPDQEDNNPKKDLKEDPTYKDINAKIKCSPPSIVTNKRFSYLENLGMCRSPTARH is encoded by the exons ATGGAGTTGATGAAGGAAAAGTTTTCAAAGCTGCTCCTTGGTGAGGATATGTCTGGTGGAGGGAAGGGTGTCTCGTCTGCGCTGGCTTTGTCAAATGCAATCACAAATCTAGCAG CTTCTGTTTTCGGAGAGATGAAAAGATTAGAGCCAATGCCAGCTGAGAGAAAAGCAAAATGGAGAAAAGAAATTGGTTGGCTTTTATCTGTTACAGATCATATTGTTGAATTTGTTCCTTGTAAACAAGTTTCAAAAGCTGGAACAAACATGGAG GTTATGGTAACAAAGCAGCGATCTGATCTTCAAATGAACATTCCAGCTCTACGGAAGCTAGATGCAATGCTTATT GATTGCTTAGATGGCCTTAACGATCAAAGTGAGTTCTCGTACGTATCAAAAGATGATGAATCACAGGAAGAAAAAAACAGCAGGAAAGATGACAAATGGTGGATACCTACTCCTAAGGTTCCTCCTAACGGCTTGTCTGATCCAATGCGGAAATGGCTGCAATTTCAGAAGGATTCAGTAAACCAAGTTCATAAAGCATCCATGGCGATAAATGCTCAAGTCTTGTCAGAAATGGAGATCCCAGAAAGTTATATAGAATCCCTACCTAAG AATGGGAGAGCAAGCCTAGGAGATTCGATCTACAAAAGCATCACCGATGAATACTTTGATCCAGATTACTTCTTTACAACTATGGACATGTCTTCAGAACATAAAATTTTAGACCTCAAGGACAGGATTGAGGCTTCTGTAGTTATTTGGAAACGAAAGATGCATGCTAAAGATGGGAAATCATCCTGGGGTTCAACTATTAGCTTTGAGAAGAGAGAAATGTTTGAAGAAAGAGCAGAACTCATCTTATTAATTCTTAAGCAGCGGTTCCCTGGAATTCCTCAGTCAAAACTAGACATTAGTAAAATCCAATACAACAAA GATGTGGGACAAGCTATATTAGAAAGCTATTCAAGAATAATAGAAAGCAGGGCATTCACAATCATGTCACGAATTGAAGACGTTCTCCAAGCAGATGCTATGGCGCAAAATCCTTCCAATGGAGAAGTAAAGAGACCTTTATcagataaagaagaagaagggaagCTTAACTCTGCAGAGAATGGAGCTTCAATGACACTTTTGGACTTCATCGGTTGGACACCTGATCAAGAAGACAACAACCCAAAGAAAGATTTGAAGGAGGACCCAACTTATAAAGATATTAACGCGAAGATTAAATGCAGCCCTCCTAGCATAGTCACCAACAAGAGGTTTTCTTACCTAGAGAACTTAGGTATGTGCAGAAGTCCAACTGCACGTCACTAA
- the LOC101248400 gene encoding rop guanine nucleotide exchange factor 12 isoform X2: MFYAFRGGSRGCKEFKFYDMELMKEKFSKLLLGEDMSGGGKGVSSALALSNAITNLAASVFGEMKRLEPMPAERKAKWRKEIGWLLSVTDHIVEFVPCKQVSKAGTNMEVMVTKQRSDLQMNIPALRKLDAMLIDCLDGLNDQSEFSYVSKDDESQEEKNSRKDDKWWIPTPKVPPNGLSDPMRKWLQFQKDSVNQVHKASMAINAQVLSEMEIPESYIESLPKNGRASLGDSIYKSITDEYFDPDYFFTTMDMSSEHKILDLKDRIEASVVIWKRKMHAKDGKSSWGSTISFEKREMFEERAELILLILKQRFPGIPQSKLDISKIQYNKDVGQAILESYSRIIESRAFTIMSRIEDVLQADAMAQNPSNGEVKRPLSDKEEEGKLNSAENGASMTLLDFIGWTPDQEDNNPKKDLKEDPTYKDINAKIKCSPPSIVTNKRFSYLENLGMCRSPTARH; this comes from the exons ATGTTTTATGCATTCAGGGGTGGAAGCAGAGGGTGCAAGGAGTTCAAATTCTATg ATATGGAGTTGATGAAGGAAAAGTTTTCAAAGCTGCTCCTTGGTGAGGATATGTCTGGTGGAGGGAAGGGTGTCTCGTCTGCGCTGGCTTTGTCAAATGCAATCACAAATCTAGCAG CTTCTGTTTTCGGAGAGATGAAAAGATTAGAGCCAATGCCAGCTGAGAGAAAAGCAAAATGGAGAAAAGAAATTGGTTGGCTTTTATCTGTTACAGATCATATTGTTGAATTTGTTCCTTGTAAACAAGTTTCAAAAGCTGGAACAAACATGGAG GTTATGGTAACAAAGCAGCGATCTGATCTTCAAATGAACATTCCAGCTCTACGGAAGCTAGATGCAATGCTTATT GATTGCTTAGATGGCCTTAACGATCAAAGTGAGTTCTCGTACGTATCAAAAGATGATGAATCACAGGAAGAAAAAAACAGCAGGAAAGATGACAAATGGTGGATACCTACTCCTAAGGTTCCTCCTAACGGCTTGTCTGATCCAATGCGGAAATGGCTGCAATTTCAGAAGGATTCAGTAAACCAAGTTCATAAAGCATCCATGGCGATAAATGCTCAAGTCTTGTCAGAAATGGAGATCCCAGAAAGTTATATAGAATCCCTACCTAAG AATGGGAGAGCAAGCCTAGGAGATTCGATCTACAAAAGCATCACCGATGAATACTTTGATCCAGATTACTTCTTTACAACTATGGACATGTCTTCAGAACATAAAATTTTAGACCTCAAGGACAGGATTGAGGCTTCTGTAGTTATTTGGAAACGAAAGATGCATGCTAAAGATGGGAAATCATCCTGGGGTTCAACTATTAGCTTTGAGAAGAGAGAAATGTTTGAAGAAAGAGCAGAACTCATCTTATTAATTCTTAAGCAGCGGTTCCCTGGAATTCCTCAGTCAAAACTAGACATTAGTAAAATCCAATACAACAAA GATGTGGGACAAGCTATATTAGAAAGCTATTCAAGAATAATAGAAAGCAGGGCATTCACAATCATGTCACGAATTGAAGACGTTCTCCAAGCAGATGCTATGGCGCAAAATCCTTCCAATGGAGAAGTAAAGAGACCTTTATcagataaagaagaagaagggaagCTTAACTCTGCAGAGAATGGAGCTTCAATGACACTTTTGGACTTCATCGGTTGGACACCTGATCAAGAAGACAACAACCCAAAGAAAGATTTGAAGGAGGACCCAACTTATAAAGATATTAACGCGAAGATTAAATGCAGCCCTCCTAGCATAGTCACCAACAAGAGGTTTTCTTACCTAGAGAACTTAGGTATGTGCAGAAGTCCAACTGCACGTCACTAA
- the LOC101248983 gene encoding photosystem I reaction center subunit VI-1, chloroplastic-like, with product MASMATLTAVKPTSSVKGLAGSSIAGTKLNVKSSRLNVKQSKSRAGAVVAKYGDKSVYFDLEDLGNTTGQWDLYGSDAPSPYNSLQSKFFETFAAPFTKRGLLLKFLILGGGSTLAYFSSTASGDILPIKKGPQLPPKLGPRGKI from the exons ATGGCGTCTATGGCAACTCTTACTGCAGTAAAGCCCACCAGTAGTGTCAAGGGCCTAGCTGGAAGCTCCATTGCTGGAACTAAGCTGAATGTTAAATCATCTCGCCTCAATGTGAAGCAATCTAAATCCAG GGCTGGTGCTGTGGTTGCAAAATATGGTGACAAGAGTGTATATTTTGACTTGGAGGATTTGGGCAACACAACTGGTCAGTGGGACTTGTATGGATCAGATGCTCCTTCACCTTACAACTCCCTTCAG AGCAAGTTCTTTGAGACATTTGCTGCTCCTTTCACAAAGAGAGGTCTGTTGCTCAAGTTCTTGATATTGGGAGGTGGCTCAACTCTTGCTTACTTCAGTTCAACTGCATCAGGAGATATCCTACCAATCAAGAAAGGCCCCCAACTTCCACCAAAGCTCGGTCCACGTGGCAAGATCTAA
- the LOC101248400 gene encoding rop guanine nucleotide exchange factor 12 isoform X1, translating to MILETNNNSMAGFKSRLANDSTVTSPRSDMELMKEKFSKLLLGEDMSGGGKGVSSALALSNAITNLAASVFGEMKRLEPMPAERKAKWRKEIGWLLSVTDHIVEFVPCKQVSKAGTNMEVMVTKQRSDLQMNIPALRKLDAMLIDCLDGLNDQSEFSYVSKDDESQEEKNSRKDDKWWIPTPKVPPNGLSDPMRKWLQFQKDSVNQVHKASMAINAQVLSEMEIPESYIESLPKNGRASLGDSIYKSITDEYFDPDYFFTTMDMSSEHKILDLKDRIEASVVIWKRKMHAKDGKSSWGSTISFEKREMFEERAELILLILKQRFPGIPQSKLDISKIQYNKDVGQAILESYSRIIESRAFTIMSRIEDVLQADAMAQNPSNGEVKRPLSDKEEEGKLNSAENGASMTLLDFIGWTPDQEDNNPKKDLKEDPTYKDINAKIKCSPPSIVTNKRFSYLENLGMCRSPTARH from the exons ATATGGAGTTGATGAAGGAAAAGTTTTCAAAGCTGCTCCTTGGTGAGGATATGTCTGGTGGAGGGAAGGGTGTCTCGTCTGCGCTGGCTTTGTCAAATGCAATCACAAATCTAGCAG CTTCTGTTTTCGGAGAGATGAAAAGATTAGAGCCAATGCCAGCTGAGAGAAAAGCAAAATGGAGAAAAGAAATTGGTTGGCTTTTATCTGTTACAGATCATATTGTTGAATTTGTTCCTTGTAAACAAGTTTCAAAAGCTGGAACAAACATGGAG GTTATGGTAACAAAGCAGCGATCTGATCTTCAAATGAACATTCCAGCTCTACGGAAGCTAGATGCAATGCTTATT GATTGCTTAGATGGCCTTAACGATCAAAGTGAGTTCTCGTACGTATCAAAAGATGATGAATCACAGGAAGAAAAAAACAGCAGGAAAGATGACAAATGGTGGATACCTACTCCTAAGGTTCCTCCTAACGGCTTGTCTGATCCAATGCGGAAATGGCTGCAATTTCAGAAGGATTCAGTAAACCAAGTTCATAAAGCATCCATGGCGATAAATGCTCAAGTCTTGTCAGAAATGGAGATCCCAGAAAGTTATATAGAATCCCTACCTAAG AATGGGAGAGCAAGCCTAGGAGATTCGATCTACAAAAGCATCACCGATGAATACTTTGATCCAGATTACTTCTTTACAACTATGGACATGTCTTCAGAACATAAAATTTTAGACCTCAAGGACAGGATTGAGGCTTCTGTAGTTATTTGGAAACGAAAGATGCATGCTAAAGATGGGAAATCATCCTGGGGTTCAACTATTAGCTTTGAGAAGAGAGAAATGTTTGAAGAAAGAGCAGAACTCATCTTATTAATTCTTAAGCAGCGGTTCCCTGGAATTCCTCAGTCAAAACTAGACATTAGTAAAATCCAATACAACAAA GATGTGGGACAAGCTATATTAGAAAGCTATTCAAGAATAATAGAAAGCAGGGCATTCACAATCATGTCACGAATTGAAGACGTTCTCCAAGCAGATGCTATGGCGCAAAATCCTTCCAATGGAGAAGTAAAGAGACCTTTATcagataaagaagaagaagggaagCTTAACTCTGCAGAGAATGGAGCTTCAATGACACTTTTGGACTTCATCGGTTGGACACCTGATCAAGAAGACAACAACCCAAAGAAAGATTTGAAGGAGGACCCAACTTATAAAGATATTAACGCGAAGATTAAATGCAGCCCTCCTAGCATAGTCACCAACAAGAGGTTTTCTTACCTAGAGAACTTAGGTATGTGCAGAAGTCCAACTGCACGTCACTAA